In Candidatus Contubernalis alkalaceticus, the following proteins share a genomic window:
- the guaB gene encoding IMP dehydrogenase, translated as MPEKYSKEGLTFDDVLLLPSRSEVLPGDVDVSTYLTKKIKLNIPIMSAGMDTVTEARLAIAIAREGGIGVIHKNMSIERQAMEVDRVKRSEHGVITQPFHLSPHHRVQDAADLMARYRISGVPITEGIKLVGILTNRDLRFEEDYSKRIREVMTKDKLVTASEGTTLEEAKVILQKYKIEKLPIVDGEFNLKGLITIKDIEKAIQFPQSAKDKNGRLLAAAAVGIDAATMERARALSEAGVDVIVVDTAHGHSVSVLNTVSALKEKYPQVELVAGNVATAEGTRDLIKAGADCVKVGIGPGSICTTRVIAGIGVPQVTAIHDAAEAAREAGVPIIGDGGIKYSGDIPKALAAGANLVMIGSLFAGTEESPGEFEIYQGRSYKVYRGMGSLGAMKEGSSDRYFQDCTTKLVPEGIEGRVPYRGTLSDTVYQLVGGLRAGMGYCGVKDVNELKTKVKFIRVTSAGLKENHPHDVQITKEAPNYMLGNI; from the coding sequence ATCCCCGAAAAATATAGTAAAGAGGGACTAACTTTTGATGATGTTCTGCTGCTTCCCTCCAGGTCTGAGGTGCTGCCGGGGGATGTGGATGTTTCTACGTATTTAACTAAAAAAATTAAACTAAACATTCCAATTATGAGTGCTGGGATGGATACAGTGACCGAAGCCAGGCTGGCTATTGCCATCGCCCGAGAGGGAGGTATCGGTGTAATTCATAAAAATATGTCCATTGAAAGACAAGCTATGGAAGTGGATCGAGTCAAAAGATCCGAGCACGGAGTGATTACCCAACCTTTTCATCTTTCTCCCCATCACAGGGTGCAGGATGCTGCTGATCTTATGGCCCGTTATAGAATTTCCGGTGTCCCCATTACCGAAGGGATTAAGTTGGTAGGGATTTTAACTAACCGTGACCTTCGTTTTGAAGAGGATTATTCCAAAAGAATAAGAGAAGTGATGACCAAAGATAAGCTGGTAACGGCTTCAGAGGGCACTACTTTAGAAGAAGCCAAGGTAATTCTGCAGAAATATAAAATAGAAAAGCTCCCCATTGTGGACGGTGAATTTAATTTAAAAGGTCTAATTACTATTAAAGACATTGAAAAGGCCATTCAATTTCCCCAATCGGCGAAAGATAAAAACGGGAGGCTGCTGGCCGCTGCCGCTGTTGGGATTGATGCTGCTACCATGGAGAGGGCGAGAGCTCTGTCGGAGGCAGGTGTAGACGTTATTGTTGTAGATACTGCTCATGGACATTCGGTGTCAGTTTTAAATACTGTAAGTGCCTTGAAGGAAAAATATCCCCAGGTTGAACTGGTAGCAGGAAATGTAGCGACGGCAGAGGGAACAAGGGATTTGATTAAAGCGGGAGCCGACTGCGTTAAGGTTGGAATTGGCCCTGGATCAATTTGCACAACCCGAGTGATTGCCGGGATTGGAGTGCCTCAGGTTACGGCCATTCATGATGCCGCTGAAGCTGCCCGGGAGGCAGGGGTTCCTATTATCGGAGATGGAGGAATCAAATACTCTGGAGATATTCCCAAAGCTCTGGCGGCGGGGGCAAACCTGGTTATGATCGGAAGCCTTTTTGCGGGCACAGAGGAAAGCCCGGGAGAGTTTGAAATATACCAGGGAAGAAGCTATAAAGTATACCGCGGCATGGGATCTTTGGGAGCCATGAAGGAAGGAAGCAGTGACCGGTATTTTCAGGACTGCACTACCAAGCTGGTGCCTGAGGGTATTGAAGGACGGGTCCCCTACCGGGGGACATTATCCGATACAGTTTATCAGCTGGTGGGAGGCCTCAGGGCAGGAATGGGGTACTGCGGCGTCAAGGATGTTAATGAACTTAAAACTAAAGTAAAATTTATCAGGGTGACTTCGGCGGGGTTAAAGGAAAATCATCCCCATGATGTTCAAATCACGAAAGAGGCCCCCAACTATATGCTGGGGAATATCTAA
- a CDS encoding sigma factor G inhibitor Gin: MLEEKIKSACLVCEQEKCSGIFVLGSFICDECEKKIIETRVHDHEYSGYLHKLKKIWEFVLTY, translated from the coding sequence ATGTTGGAGGAAAAAATTAAATCAGCCTGTCTGGTTTGTGAGCAGGAGAAGTGTTCCGGCATTTTTGTCCTGGGTTCGTTTATTTGTGATGAATGTGAGAAAAAAATTATTGAGACCAGGGTTCATGATCATGAGTACAGCGGCTATCTTCATAAGCTAAAAAAAATATGGGAGTTCGTTTTAACATATTAG